From the Theileria parva strain Muguga chromosome 3 map unlocalized ctg_531, whole genome shotgun sequence genome, one window contains:
- a CDS encoding CCAAT-binding transcription factor (CBF-B/NF-YA) subunit B family protein, with translation MDGINKVNPLEANDQTKKLVLYVNPRQYDRILKRRLERDRLMERRGKPKTTYVPIAVRDLSMNFFKKDNFAPNFDKNTFLNNNLNNMRGNPRNMYPINTKINNSLTSPQIHGSMYNNSNFYNGYLENFNNGLKLDPLLYSKSLAMQNDALSTNKLIKFNSQHATPNTLYNLPYANNFKYYNGKDQNMDSMNKFDPFSPNLENCTAYETLLLNSSLSPAPTTIPKMYNQHFNCNGLYNTNNIGKTVNNKLPVLSSNKTSLKTNGKKTSDKDKKTPPILSSREEIKNNYLLTNGSPFSECSIDSDVVVKQEPIYNINEYGILVDTNPDVISGLKNPCSIDINMDNIDASIIERTPDFNYMNEEDFLGSCYDGSCGKTSFNFLFFGEEHDRDSSALEDKDLIFENINSTSSSNAQSIKVLGTE, from the coding sequence ATGGATGGGATTAACAAAGTTAATCCTCTGGAAGCTAACGACCAGACAAAAAAATTGGTGTTGTATGTTAACCCTCGACAATACGATAGAATACTTAAAAGGAGATTAGAAAGAGATCGATTGATGGAGCGTAGAGGTAAGCCTAAGACTACCTACGTACCAATTGCAGTACGTGATCTCTCAATgaacttttttaaaaaggACAATTTTGCTccaaattttgataaaaacaCCTTcttaaataacaatttaaacaatatgAGGGGCAATCCGAGGAATATGTACCCAATTAATaccaaaataaataattcacTAACGAGTCCACAAATACATGGATCCATGTATAATAacagtaatttttacaacGGGTACTTAGAAAATTTCAACAATGGTTTGAAGCTGGATCCTCTCTTATACAGTAAAAGCTTAGCGATGCAGAACGATGCCCTGTCCACAAACAAactgataaaatttaattcaCAACACGCAACGCCTAATACTCTTTATAACTTACCATACGCTAATAATTTCAAGTATTATAATGGCAAAGATCAAAATATGGATTctatgaataaatttgatccattttctccaaatttggaaaattgTACGGCGTACGAAACGcttttattaaattcatCTCTCTCTCCGGCACCCACCACTATTCCAAAGATGTATAATCAACATTTCAATTGTAATGGGCTTTAcaatacaaataatatcGGGAAAACAGTTAATAACAAACTCCCAGTTCTCTCAAGTAACAAAACCTCTTTAAAAACTAATGGCAAAAAAACATCTGACAAAGACAAGAAAACGCCACCGATTTTAAGCAGCAGAGAGGAGATAAAGAACAATTACCTGCTCACGAACGGTTCTCCCTTCTCGGAATGTTCCATAGATTCAGACGTTGTTGTTAAACAAGAACCAATCTATAACATCAATGAGTATGGAATATTGGTGGATACCAACCCAGATGTAATCAGTGGTCTAAAAAATCCATGCTCAATTGATATAAACATGGATAATATCGACGCTAGCATTATTGAAAGAACGCCcgattttaattatatgaaCGAGGAAGATTTTCTGGGTTCATGTTACGACGGTTCCTGCGGGAAAACAAGCTTCAATTTTCTGTTTTTTGGAGAAGAACATGATAGGGATTCTTCAGCGCTTGAAGATAaggatttaatttttgaaaatattaacagtaCATCAAGTAGCAATGCACAAAGCATTAAAGTTCTGGGTACAGAATAA
- the LSM7 gene encoding U6 snRNA-associated Sm-like protein LSm7, with amino-acid sequence MTAPSKSFRDVKSVINLNKHLNKEVYVKFSGGREVKGVLRGHDAMSNLVLDDTVEYLKDSSDSSKLTGEKRNLGLLVARGTSVTVVYPVEGTEKIDNPFLESND; translated from the exons atgactGCACCGAGCAAATCTTTTAGAGATGTAAAAAGtgttattaatttaaacaaacaTTTAAACAAAGAAGtttatgttaaatttagtgGAGGTCGAGAAG TCAAAGGAGTTCTTAGGGGTCACGACGCCATGTCCAACTTGGTGTTGGATGATACAGTGGAATATCTGAAgg atTCTTCTGATTCAAGTAAATTGACTGGAGAAAAAAGAAATCTCGGACTTCTAGTAGCTAGAGGAACTTCA GTGACTGTTGTATATCCCGTTGAGGGAACTGAAAAGATCGATAACCCATTCCTGGAATCCAACGACTAG
- a CDS encoding putative integral membrane protein → MTSTQSGNTDSPSRQSRVILILAIVLAGLATLQVKRLVVTCGTYAVKRFKIDKGLTALFIKLTSIAVENFFILGIIFSAIYLIVSTSKRWDANLSIVVCWLNLIAFVIICIAYFGSGEDASLNFYYWSLNLAAFTSGMFFELVFDIVTKDLIFYLIGMPMSEAGVLIFHVAFEYLYDLFFDEQIEYFLVMNQIIAAIGLWLFAGLFWTLAFRNYDENSKRHVIHNTDILMEDGNLTVKNNRNEEKKEMSVLERLAKASSPIMLCIISCFFVYFLHPGIIPFDFVDTDEGYLIILIGVGVSAILTIVVIILVIKKIGPNQDWRKKLYAYNLLWFFPLVYTAIAVVTFYTIHYFESDFSRFVAGNVLVVGFMSAFLKSTGDFTEMVTLSAMSMQRDDGEEDGKLAAGINALLRLLIGISMFLGLGYESAISICTKNRLDWPTEGRSLIWAFFFWVGKSFQMGYHMIYNTLIPDLEYVFTIVTPEDIAQ, encoded by the coding sequence ATGACAAGTACACAAAGTGGGAACACAGATTCACCTAGTCGTCAATCTAGGGTTATTCTGATACTTGCAATCGTTTTAGCAGGTCTAGCTACTCTACAGGTAAAGAGATTAGTGGTTACATGTGGAACGTATGCAGTAaaaagatttaaaattgataagGGTCTGACAGCATTATTCATTAAACTGACATCGATAGCAGTggaaaatttttttatattagGTATAATATTCTCTGCAATTTATCTCATTGTAAGTACTAGTAAGAGATGGGATgctaatttatcaatagTGGTGTGCTGGTTAAACCTAATAGCATTTGTTATAATTTGCATAGCATACTTTGGATCAGGAGAAGATGCGTCcctaaatttttattattggAGCTTGAATCTTGCTGCATTCACCTCTGGAATGTTCTTCGAACTTGTATTTGATATTGTAACTAAGGAtcttatattttatttaattggAATGCCAATGTCAGAAGCGGGTGTTTTGATTTTCCACGTGGCttttgaatatttatacGATTTGTTTTTCGATGAACAAATTGAGTATTTCCTTGTTATGAATCAAATAATAGCCGCCATTGGACTGTGGCTGTTTGCAGGACTGTTTTGGACACTAGCATTTCGTAATTATGACGAGAACTCGAAAAGACATGTAATTCATAATACGGATATCTTAATGGAAGATGGTAATTTAacagttaaaaataataggAATGAGGAAAAGAAAGAAATGTCAGTGTTGGAAAGACTTGCAAAGGCAAGTTCCCCTATTATGTTGTGTATTATTTCATGCTTTTTCGTATACTTCCTCCATCCAGGGATAATTCCTTTCGATTTTGTGGACACTGATGAAGGATATTTAATCATATTAATAGGAGTTGGAGTTTCAGCAATCCTAACTATAgttgtaattattttagtgaTTAAGAAAATTGGTCCAAATCAGGATTGGAGGAAAAAACTGTATGCCTACAACTTACTTTGGTTCTTTCCATTGGTTTACACAGCGATTGCAGTTGTAACTTTCTATACGATTCATTACTTTGAAAGCGATTTCTCCAGATTTGTAGCGGGTAACGTATTAGTTGTAGGTTTTATGTCAGCCTTTCTAAAATCCACAGGAGATTTCACTGAAATGGTAACCTTATCAGCAATGAGTATGCAAAGAGATGATGGTGAAGAAGACGGCAAATTAGCTGCAGGAATCAACGCACTTTTAAGACTGTTAATAGGAATTAGTATGTTTTTGGGACTGGGTTATGAGAGCGCAATATCTATATGTACTAAAAACAGACTTGACTGGCCAACTGAAGGACGTTCATTGATATGGGCATTCTTTTTCTGGGTTGGGAAATCATTCCAAATGGGATATCATATGATATACAACACACTCATACCTGACCTTGAATATGTATTTACTATTGTTACACCAGAAGATATTGCTCAATGA
- the Ciao1 gene encoding WD domain G-beta repeat protein — protein MEIDHLLCINGHKERIWSVSWSPSEDIFATSSSDCKVKIWRFYKSENKSRINRCILNYPGCGSEYNYELEFQITNFFKKTVRSVKFSRDGNYLICASFDGTSSIWSKKIPDGNVPSKSKNTEWKCLVTLEGHENEVKCASFDSSGNYVATCGRDKTIWIYEKSHQNTPNDCEDLNKLNLTGNLDYFCSAILTGHTHDVKYVCWNPVALILASASYDSSIKIWTIASADWSCIQTLNLHTNTVWCLSFNSNGTKLASCSSDKSLFVYKSKIIECFSQFGKIAKPPLNRFTIFNTCFPVPCISKEHEDTSYGPLFADDWEVCRAYEELHSRPIYTVDFGDYIVTGGGDNKIKIIDLEDNFSNIHEILAHTSDVNAVSWKRNDNSKILVSVGDDEYIRIWKLG, from the exons atggAAATTGATCATCTGTTATGCATAAATGGGCATAAAGAAAGAATCTGGTCAGTTTCTTGGAGCCCATCAGAGGATATATTTGCTACTTCCAGCTCAGATTGTAAGGTTAAAATATGGAGATTTTATAAAAGTGAAAATAAAAGCAGAATAAATAgatgtatattaaattatcccGGATGTGGCAGTGAATACAACTACGAACTCgaa tttCAAATCAcaaatttctttaaaaaaaCTGTTAGAAGTGTAAAGTTTAGCAGAGATGGGAACTATTTAATATGTGCATCATTTGATGGCACATCATCTATTTGGTCAAAAAAAATCCCAGACGGAAATGTTCCAagtaaatctaaaaatactGAATGGAAATGCTTGGTCACACTAGAAGGGCATGAGAAtgag GTCAAATGTGCATCCTTTGACTCAAGTGGAAATTACGTAGCCACTTGTGGAAGAGATAAGACTATTTGGATTTATGAAAAATCGCACCAAAACACACCAAATGATTGTgaagatttaaataaactaaatttgACAGGAAACCTGGATTATTTCTGTTCAGCTATCTTGACGGGACACACTCACG ACGTAAAATATGTATGCTGGAACCCAGTGGCGCTGATTTTGGCCAGTGCTTCATATGATTCATCTATTAAAATCTGGACTATCGCAAGCGCGGATtg GTCATGTATTCAAACACTAAACCTACACACAAATACAGTATGGTGCTTATCTTTCAATTCTAATGGCACAAAATTGGCCTCCTGTTCGTCTGATAAATCACtatttgtttataaaa gtaaaattattgaatgCTTTTCACAATTCGGGAAAATCGCAAAACCACCACTCAACAGATTCACGATTTTTAATACTTGTTTCCCAGTCCCATGTATCAGCAAAGAACACGAAGATACTAGTTATGGGCCTTTATTTGCAG ATGACTGGGAAGTTTGCAGAGCGTATGAGGAGTTACACTCGAGACCAATTTACACCGTTGATTTTGGAGATTACATCGTAACC GGTGGAGGAGATAACAAAATCAAGATAATTGATCTTgaagataatttttcaaatattcaTGAG ATATTGGCCCACACATCGGATGTAAATGCAGTTTCATGGAAGCGCAACgataatagtaaaatattagtgtCAGTTGGAGATGACGAGTATATAAGAATTTGGAAACTTGGTTGA
- a CDS encoding RNA recognition motif protein has protein sequence MYFYLYKYGFFLFFITKLMIHLRRNDFPNYLCYSISITQNTHGFLDNKYNRLYFLKNGFKLGSKFKSNGPCVVTPYTFIAPTQLIQPSKRNVWPHSAKRFTFDERAARRARHRMIVNQNIAKKKMAKRTMRKMVEAVTKETSEDHRNLAIQKFIGDLQYVSRRKKLPTPPGIYSPSYDALLYLKGIPFKATEKDVFDWLKNYDIVSVIFIKNENGFFTGDAYVRCVNIQVRDKVAKEMENKRIGARYIQVFRVSENAYLEYYHSGYRKEPKDRNFIDPSLLVITENQYNKLLGPEDTDTCKTEDLISIGKSFVNNLKNEVDVKNLKTGIRLVGTVTEVYRNGVMLDCNIFETRNGVKEKVFCVLKKNRMAKNIGLPNQQYEWLRMKDLVLYPGIKLNLYVEKIRATTSNNTFDKDLWTEHFDESLINTYFNTDTANNITPTESTTMNSTSENTQEAVTVKPTFSDSKEQSKDKRALVYLTMDSSVSEDKVLWWEKKILNSVSKTYEKVDFNSPVVKSYVDYNANKEKVLAKKVKVNNIYEGKSTVHGNIPDQFTLDTSKSLNSEKLNISYETDDHNNKVDETLVNSVEEKVSNRGIPDDVPIGNLIFGNSETELNEGDRNVFVLGTEEDQKAAELEYIDKNYKKLADKFFKNTIKEKDIQLHDFEPESELDTDDESYLSGSEMMDPDDRAADFNWIMENDNRKDLEKFPRLTLYDGAIKVPPNGLILRVSEVPKLSNEQIKDVLELLGKETLASYEENRERLIEVIKNEGLPTDLLPQTLIQKGLYRVKQSKEYMKKIVNITKELTGRKFSRQDLDEASTEELQMLVEEALYKFLNWNPPFDIKKLFISNYHNVLDETITLPNISEVVPNPGFMKSSDTDSNTGTDTNTNTDLQVQEPLVDQNDENTKRIEKLWNDMKWMIVIYIYGDQSDLKEIVKQLEKDKTIQQEQNLTHTPMDVESLLFRSNEK, from the coding sequence atgtatttttacctgtataaatatggtttctttctattttttattactaaattaatgatACATTTAAGAAGGAATGATTTTCCTAACTATCTCTGTTATTCAATAAGTATAACACAAAATACACATGGATTCcttgataataaatataatagattgtattttttaaaaaatggatTTAAATTAGGCAGTAAATTCAAATCTAATGGACCCTGTGTGGTCACcccttacacatttatcgCACCAACTCAATTAATTCAGCCTTCTAAGAGAAATGTATGGCCTCATTCAGCAAAAAGGTTCACTTTTGATGAAAGGGCCGCAAGGAGAGCCAGACATCGAATGATTGTCAATCAAAATATCGCAAAAAAGAAAATGGCAAAAAGAACAATGAGGAAAATGGTCGAAGCAGTAACTAAAGAAACAAGTGAAGATCACAGAAATTTGGCGATTCAGAAGTTCATTGGAGATTTACAGTATGTATCTAGAAGGAAAAAGCTTCCAACTCCTCCAGGTATATACTCTCCATCCTACGACGCCTTGCTTTACCTAAAGGGGATTCCCTTCAAGGCAACAGAAAAGGATGTGTTCGACTGGTTAAAGAACTATGATATTGTCTCAGTAATattcattaaaaatgaaaacGGGTTCTTTACAGGAGATGCGTATGTGAGGTGTGTAAACATACAGGTTCGAGATAAAGTGGCAAAGGAGATGGAAAATAAAAGAATAGGAGCCAGATATATTCAAGTTTTCAGAGTTAGTGAGAATGCATATCTGGAGTACTATCACTCAGGGTACCGAAAGGAACCAAAGGATAGGAACTTTATAGACCCATCACTGTTGGTGATAACGGAAAACCaatacaataaattacttGGTCCAGAAGATACAGATACCTGTAAAACAGAAGATCTCATCTCTATAGGCAAATCATTTGTAAATAACcttaaaaatgaagttgacgtaaagaatttaaaaacagGAATTAGGCTAGTTGGAACAGTGACTGAGGTCTACAGAAATGGAGTAATGTTAGACTGTAACATATTTGAAACAAGAAATGGAGTCAAGGAAAAGGTTTTTTGTGTACTAAAAAAGAATAGAATGGCCAAAAATATCGGATTACCAAACCAACAGTACGAGTGGCTGAGGATGAAAGATCTAGTACTGTACCCAGGtatcaaattaaatttgtatgtGGAGAAAATAAGAGCAACTACCTCCAACAATACATTTGATAAGGATTTGTGGACTGAACATTTTGATGAATCACTAATAAATACCTATTTTAATACAGATACCGCCAACAACATTACTCCTACAGAATCTACTACCATGAATTCCACTTCAGAAAATACCCAGGAAGCTGTTACCGTTAAACCAACTTTTAGTGATTCAAAGGAACAAAGTAAAGATAAAAGAGCACttgtatatttaacaatggACTCAAGTGTAAGTGAAGATAAGGTGTTATGGTGGGAAAAGAAAATCTTAAATTCAGTATCTAAGACTTATGAGAAGGTTGACTTTAATAGCCCAGTGGTTAAGAGTTATGTAGATTATAATGCTAATAAGGAAAAGGTATTGGCTAAGAAGGTcaaagtaaataatatatatgaGGGCAAGTCTACAGTGCATGGAAACATACCTGATCAATTCACTCTAGATACATCAAAATCTCTGAATAGCgaaaagttaaatatttcttATGAAACTGATGAtcataataataaagtCGATGAAACACTAGTCAATTCTGTGGAGGAAAAGGTTAGTAACAGAGGAATCCCAGATGATGTACCAATTGGTAATTTGATATTTGGAAATTCAGAAACTGAATTAAATGAAGGAGATCGTAATGTATTTGTATTAGGAACAGAAGAAGATCAAAAGGCTGCTGAGCTTGAATACATAGATAAAAACTATAAAAAACTGGCCGataaattctttaaaaaCACAATAAAGGAAAAGGATATTCAATTACACGATTTTGAACCAGAAAGTGAACTAGATACTGATGATGAGTCATATCTAAGTGGCTCAGAGATGATGGATCCTGATGATAGAGCTGCAGATTTTAATTGGATCATGGAAAATGATAACAGAAAGGATTTGGAAAAGTTCCCAAGGTTAACGTTGTATGATGGAGCAATTAAAGTGCCACCAAATGGCTTGATACTTAGAGTTTCTGAGGTTCCAAAGTTGTCAAATGAACAAATAAAGGATGTTCTGGAACTATTAGGAAAAGAAACATTGGCTTCATATGAAGAAAACAGGGAAAGATTGATTGAGGTGATTAAAAACGAGGGACTCCCGACAGATTTGTTGCCTCAAACTCTTATACAAAAGGGACTTTATAGAGTTAAACAGTCGAAAGAGTACATGAAGAAAATAGTTAACATAACTAAAGAACTAACTGGAAGGAAGTTTAGCAGGCAAGATCTAGATGAAGCATCTACTGAAGAGTTGCAAATGCTAGTGGAAGAGGCACTTTATAAATTCCTGAACTGGAACCCACCGTTTGATATTAAAAAACTATTTATAAGTAACTACCATAATGTCCTAGATGAAACAATAACGTTGCCTAACATTAGTGAAGTAGTACCAAATCCTGGATTCATGAAATCAAGTGATACTGATAGCAATACTGGAACtgatactaatactaatactgATTTACAAGTTCAGGAACCTTTAGTTGATCAAAACGATGAAAATACAAAAagaattgaaaaattgtgGAACGATATGAAGTGGATGATTGTAATCTACATCTACGGAGACCAGAGTGATCTGAAGGAAATAGTAAAGCAGTTGGAAAAGGACAAAACCATTCAACAAGAGCAGAATCTTACACATACTCCAATGGACGTTGAATCTCTACTATTTCGGTCAAATGAAAAGTGA
- the ZNF718 gene encoding Zinc finger C2H2 type family protein — MAFYECDMCSLVFNDSSNMRRHRLLTHSNEKKYKCEECNAFFTRSDHLQRHYHRHNKKFERLVCGFDGCKKIFSNSSKLQIHQELHMKKLDEDTMIIMGFAVPKTQLNGSPHLVCPFEQCEMKFSSYSGIQKHIKIHLDPEMKVELKNKSKVYSCEICDKTFDKKKRLLTHVEKFHTFTEKVEPKDIKIINGKTFFICPHEGCRKIYTTRSNLNMHTKSIHEHRVVFKCDDCGKSFKWKKSLRLHRCEGKY; from the exons ATGGCCTTCTATGAGTGTGATATGTGCTCGTTGGTCTTCAACGACTCGAGCAATATGCGAAGGCACAGGCTCTTAACCCACTCAAACGAG aaaaaatacaaatgtGAGGAATGCAATGCCTTTTTTACAAGATCTGATCACCTTCAACGACACTATCACAGGCATAACAAAAAGTTTGAGAGGTTAGTTTGTGGGTTTGATGGCTGCAAGAAAATATTCTCTAACTCTTCAAAGCTTCAAATACACCAGGAACTTCATATGAAGAAGCTAGATGAAG ATACGATGATTATTATGGGCTTTGCAGTTCCAAAAACACAACTTAACGGCTCTCCTCACTTGGTTTGTCCTTTTGAACAGTGTGAAATGAAGTTTTCTTCATATTCCGGGATTCaaaaacatataaaaattCACCTAG ATCCTGAAATGAAGGTCGAACTGAAGAACAAATCAAAGGTTTACTCTTGCGAAATCTGCGATAAA ACTTTTGATAAGAAGAAAAGACTCCTTACTCACGTTGAG AAATTCCACACTTTTACTGAAAAGGTAGAGCCAAAAGacataaaaataataaatggcAAGACCTTCTTCATTTGTCCTCATGAAGGCTGCAGAAAGATATATACAACA AGGAGCAATTTAAACATGCACACTAAAAGTATTCACGAACACAGGGTTGTTTTTAAATGCGATGATTGTGGTAAATCCTTCAAATGGAAGAAATCTCTAAGGTTACACAGGTGCGAAGGAAAATACTAG
- the GPD2 gene encoding FAD dependent oxidoreductase family protein, whose protein sequence is MALKSFAKVLGVGSAALAGSYIFVKREHEKCSIPKNTKYSVPEKLSTRNEMLNKLKTEKFDVLIIGGGCTGTSVALDLATRGLNCALVEANDFASGTSSKSTKLLHGGIRYLENAIYKLDFRELRFVWKALEERAHLIGSLPYANYPIPIVMPIYQYWQLPYFWVNIKIYELLARFFCCNETKIPSSFYSDKSNALFNFPGLRTNGLLGAVVYYDGQHNDSRTNLMMALTSTVNNYVPGQKGSTVCNYVKVNKILRDPATNSVNGAVVEDVLTGEEFTINSKVVVNCTGPFAGETKRLNDPGSDLSILHSRGTHLTLPRKYCPTPYGLIIPKTTDGRVLFVLPWLNETIIGTTDNKDDLACNPKPTKEDVEFITKDASIYMNCPDEQLKSEIKSLWSGLRPLIKGVDEVNQTGKLSRGHIIEVDKTGMVNVYGGKWTICRLMAQDCVDELLKFYKDLKQSYKCRTRNLVLLGTHDKDGKFNFDEIRPRFNLLSYKLIRDYGVDQDTANHLVESYGYKSEDVCKVAKENNLLTKIHENYPFLLGEVVYGIRNELACTPVDVLARRTRLAFLDAKAALQSLDKVVSVMEKELNWNPKTKKTLYLEAQDYFQQMSHVP, encoded by the exons ATGGCACTCAAGTCATTTGCAAAAGTTTTGGGGGTTGGTTCAGCTGCCTTAGCCGGATCTTACATCTTTGTAAAAAGGGAACATGAGAAGTGTTCAATACCCAAAAACACCAAATACAGTGTTCCAGAAAAATTAAGTACAAGAAATGAAATGCTCAATAAACTAAAAACTGAAAAGTTTGACGTTTTAATTATCGGAGGAGGGTGTACAG gTACTTCAGTTGCTCTGGATTTGGCAACCAGAGGCTTAAACTGTGCCCTGGTTGAAGCCAACGACTTTGCTTCCGGTACATCATCCAAGAGCACAAAACTACTTCATGGAGGAATTCGATACCTAGAAAACGCAATTTATAAGTTGGATTTCAGAGAGCTTAGATTTGTTTGGAAAGCGCTGGAAGAAAGAGCACACCTCATAGGCTCTCTTCCATATGCTAATTATCCCATCCCAATTGTTATGCCAATTTATCAATACTGGCAACTGCCCTATTTCTGggttaatattaaaatctaTGAACTGTTGGCTAGATTCTTCTGTTGCAATGAAACAA agaTTCCAAGCTCATTTTATAGTGACAAATCTAACGCCTTGTTTAATTTTCCAGGATTGAGAACTAATGGACTGCTAGGAGCGGTTGTGTACTACGATGGACAACACAACGACTCTAGAACTAACTTGATGATGGCCCTCACAAGCACAGTCAACAACTATGTTCCAGGCCAGAAGGGTTCAACAGTTTGCAACTACGTTAAAGTTAACAAGATTCTAAGAGATCCAGCCACCAATTCTGTAAACGGAGCTGTAGTTGAAGATGTTCTGACAGGGGAGGAGTTCACAATTAACAGTAAGGTTGTTGTCAACTGTACAGGGCCATTCGCCGGAGAAACCAAGCGGTTGAATGATCCAGGATCtgatttatcaattttacacagCAGAGGAACCCACTTAACATTACCAAGAAAATACTGTCCAACTCCCTATGGTCTAATTATCCCCAAAACAACAGACGGGAGAGTTTTGTTTGTACTCCCATGGCTTAATGAGACTATAATAGGAACCACAGACAACAAGGATGACCTAGCCTGTAACCCGAAACCAACAAAAGAAGATGTGGAGTTCATAACAAAAGATGCTTCAATTTACATGAATTGTCCAGATGAACAACTAAA GTCTGAAATCAAGTCCCTCTGGTCAGGATTGAGGCCTTTGATCAAGGGAGTAGATGAAGTAAACCAAACTGGAAAACTGTCTAGAGGACATATCATTGAAGTGGATAAAACAGGTATGGTTAATGTGTATGGAGGAAAGTGGACTATCTGCCGCCTAATGGCACAGGACTGCGTTGACGAATTGCTCAAATTCTACAAAGATCTGAAGCAAAGCTATAAATGCCGTACAAGAAACTTAGTACTATTAG GTACACATGATAAGGACGGGAAGTTTAACTTTGATGAAATCAGACCAAGATTTAACCTCCTATCCTACAAATTGATTAGAGATTATGGAGTTGACCAGGATACTGCAAACCACCTGGTGGAAAGTTACGGATACAAATCAGAGGACGTTTGCAAGGTTGCAAAGGAGAATAATCTGTTAACCAAGATCCATGAAAACTACCCCTTCTTACTCGGAGAAGTGGTTTATGGAATCAGAAATGAACTGGCATGTACTCCAGTAGATGTATTGGCAAGGAGAACAAGACTGGCATTTTTAGACGCAAAAGCAGCTCTTCAGAGTTTGGACAAGGTGGTTAGCGTAATGGAGAAGGAGCTGAACTGGAATCCAAAGACTAAAAAAACACTATATCTTGAGGCGCAAGATTACTTCCAACAAATGTCGCACGTCccataa
- the MPC2 gene encoding Mitochondrial pyruvate carrier 4 gives MSSLLNRILFPGIVPFIQSKVLSLPLPEKVKTILAHPAGPFTIHFYAPAFKWSISLANLSDINRPTHLISLPQQLAVTATGLIWSRYSYVIIPRNYNLLSVNFAMALTGLYQISRIIRDKQLAPQKN, from the exons ATGAGTTCATTATTGAACAGAATTTTGTTTCCCGGAATTGTTCCATTTATCCAATCAAAGGTTCTATCACTTCCTCTCCCGGAGAAAGTTAAAACAATATTAG CTCATCCGGCCGGACCCTTTACAATACACTTTTATGCTCCAGCCTTTAAATGGTCAATTTCCTTAGCAAACCTATCAGATATAAATAGgcctacacatttaatttctCTTCCTCAACAACTAG CCGTTACCGCAACCGGGTTAATATGGTCAAGATACAGTTATGTTATAATTCCTAGAAActacaatttattatcag TTAACTTTGCAATGGCTCTAACTGGCCTCTACCAGATTTCCAGAATTATTCGAGATAAACAACTTGCTCCCCAgaagaattaa
- a CDS encoding Tim10/DDP family zinc finger family protein, with amino-acid sequence MDFSDSLSSSKDDKEKAEAFLALQKAVQSQKMTLKMLGVCFNKCVQTPGESLSTSQQSCIWNCAQRNIETQYFILKRLEGMVKNFEQK; translated from the exons ATGGACTTCTCAGATTCACTTTCCAGTTCTAAAGATGATAAAGAAAAAGCAGAG gCCTTTTTAGCACTGCAGAAGGCAGTTCAATCGCAAAAAATGACACTAAAAATGTTAGGAGTTTGTTTTAATAAGTGCGTACAAACGCCAGGAGAATCTTTATCAACCTCTCAGCAATCCTGTATTTGGAACTGTGCCCAAAGAAATATCGAGACCCAGTACTTTATTTTGAAAAGATTGGAAGGaatggtaaaaaattttgaacAAAAGTAA